TCCTTGTCCAATCCGAGCAGGCGCGCCGTGGCCCGGACTCCTATGCCCTCGGCTGCATGATGGATGATCGCACGAATCGTTTCCGCCGGCAGATGCAGGCCAAAAAGCGCGCTGGACTGGGTGGCGGCAAAGCGTTTGCCACAGGTGCGACAGTAAAGCAGATCGCGGCTTTTGTCCTTGCCGTACTTGCCACGCACGGCAATGTTGCCTCGATTGCGCAACCCATAATCCTTGCATTCTTGATTCGGACAGAAATGTCTCTCAAGCTCGACCATCGATTGCCTCCGCATGAAAGGTGTATTCATTTGGAGGAAATTGTAATCAGGGTTGCTCTAAATGTCAACCAAATGGGGACATTACCGAAATACGAAGACGGGGTACTTTTCCGTGGGGAAAAGTACCCCGTCTTCGTTCAGCCGGCGGCAAACTCTTTCACGGATGCCAAACCTCGTGCATACGCTTCGTGCCACCCTTCTTTCACAGGCATTATCCGATAAAGGTCCTGACGTTCCGCTTCCAACAGCCGCCTGGGACGGCCCATGAAATCAGCTGCGCAATAGATGCGCCGCTCGACTGTCTCGGACAGGGCTTTCAGCCAATCCACCCCCTCGGCTGACCGCAGCAGATGATGATCGAGGATAAGAATCCGAACCTTTTTCGCCAAGCGTTTGGCGTTTTCCCAGAGGCCTGCAAGGTCTTGGGGAAGAAGCGCGCCCTGATAGAGAAGCGGACGGATGGACAATCAACGGCCCTTGTAAAAAAGGAACTTACCCGGCCTGCATTGGATCGTCCCCCGGATATGCTCGGGATCTGCCGCTGCGGTAAACAATCCATATATCCTTGAAATTTTCTACGCGTTCTGCGAGGATGCCGACGTTCGAATCGACGAGGGCCGAAGCGACTCGAAAAAGTGTTTTTTTCATTCTCGGAAAGGGGTCTATCCCGTTCATGATGCGACGATTTTCATTTCTCGCGATCCTTTTTTGTCTAACGGTGATTCTTTTCTCCGCCTGCAGCACCGCCCCACCGAACGGCATTACCCAGGTAGCCACGATCGATGCCCTGTTGACCGGTGTCTACGATGGGCACATGTCTCTTGAAACGCTGAGATCTTATGGGGATTTCGGCCTCGGGACCTTCGAGGGCCTGGACGGTGAAATGATTCTTCTCGACGGGACGTTCTACAAGGTTCGCGCCGATGGGAAAGTATACGAGCCAGGGCTTTCGGAGCGAACCCCTTTCGCCTGCGTAACGGCCTTCGAACCCGACCGCAGGGAAACGATTTCGGAACGGGCGGACCTGGCTGCGCTGGAAAAAAGAATCGACGCCTTGGCACCTGGACCGAACCGGTTCTGCGCGTTCATCATCCGCGGAACCTTCGATCAAGTCACGACGCGCAGCGTCCCCGCGCAACAGAGGCCGTATCCTCCGCTGGTGGAGGTGGCCCGCAACCAGCCGGTCTTTCATCTTTCGAACGTTCGAGGCATCTTGATCGGATTCCGTTCGCCTGCCTTCGTCAAAGGCGTGAACGTTCCGGGTTATCACCTGCACTTTCTCGCTGAAGATCTTTCAGGCGGCGGGCATGTGCTGGATCTCGTGTTGCGCGAGGGGGTGCTGGAAGCCGACACCGTGCACGACTGGCTGAGCATTTATCTCCCGATTGAAAACCCGTCCTTCGCAGGAGCCGATCTGAGCGTAGACCGCACCCGTGAGACGCAGGCAGTTGAAAAATAAAGCAGCCGTTCTGTCGCCTTTTTGCGCCGCTCTCCCGCCTATGATTTTTTGGCGATGCCGATCTGTGCCGGGAGGGTGGTGATCGGGACGGTCACGGTAAACGTGGTCCCCTTGCCTTCGGCGCTCTTCACCCGGATCCGTCCGCCGTGCTTGGCAATGATCCCCTGGGAAACACTCAGACCGAGGCCCGTGCCCTTGCCCTTCGCCTTGGTGGTAAAGAACGGGTCGAAGATCAGCCCGATGATATGCTCCGGGATGCCGGTGCCATTGTCCTTCACCTTGACCGCCAGATAGTTCGGATCATCCGCTACGCCTACGGAGACATCCACCTTTCCGCCTTTCGGGGACGCATCGATCGCATTCAGGATCAGATTCAGGAAAACCTGCCGCAGCTGCTGGCTGTCACCATGGACGAGCGGAAGATTTTCCGGGGTCTCCAGAGAGATCTTGATCCCGCTCAGTTTCACCCGGTTGGCGGCCAGATGGACCGTGTCGGCCAGGAGTTGACGCAGATCCAGCGGCTCCAGCTGCGATCCGCTCTCACGGGCGAAATCGAGCAGGTTGGCGATGATGCCCTTCGAGCGATCGGCCTCCTTCACCACGTCCTGAAGCATGTCCTTTCGCTCCTCGTCACTGAGCCCGTCATAGTCCTCGAGGAGCATGTGCGCGGTCAGGGTGATGTTGTTGAGAGGGTTGTTCAGCTCATGGGCGACCCCGGCCGTAAGGGTCCCGACCGCCCGCATCTTGTGGGATTGAATGAGGACGGCCTCACGACTTTCCAGTTCCTGGATCATCTGATTGATGGCGATGGCCAGATCGGTGAATTCGTCGCGAAACCGCCGGACGGGCATGATGGGGGTGAAATTCCCGGAAGCAATCCGCCGGGCATAATCTGAAAATCGATTGATATTCCCCAGAATGCGGCTCCCAAGGAGATACGCGTTCAGGACGATAAAGATCAGCAGGAAGATCAGCGAATAGATGTGGATGTTCCGCGAGCGCTGGATGGCCTGCTCCAGGGCTGCCTTCTCGCGCTTGATGAGTTCGTCCGCGGACGACACCATGCGCTGACCGTGTTTCCGCAGTTCGCGCTCGATCTCCTTCTTCCGTTCGAAGACCTCCTGGTCGATCAGTTGGTGCTGCTCCAGGTCCGTCAGGCTCTCGAGCAGATCCTCGTAACGTTCGATATCCCTGCCGATCCGTTCATGCCCGGCCGCCCCGAGGATGCGCCCTAGTTCCTCCGTGTTCAGGGTCAGGATGTCGTGGGCATGATAGACGTTCTCCAGGGCGTCGCTCAGGTTCGTCCCGTAGAGGAAATAGTTCTTTTCGAAACGCCTCGCCTGCTGGATCTCGATGGCATAGTCGTTGACGATCTCGAGGAACCGGAGTTTTTCCTCCATCTGATACATCGCGACGACCAGGGCTGTCGCAATCCCCATCGCAAAGAAAAATACGAGCAGGAAGCAGGCATAGATCTGCACCCGCAGGCTGATCCGCCTGCGCGACAGGAGAGCCTTCCGCGCCGTCTCGGCGGCCTCGATCCGGCCGAAACGGCCTTCGAGAGTAGCTCCGGAGCGGGGAGGATCCTCTCCGGCCTCCGCTCCTCCGCCCATTCCCATCGTCATGCCCTCGCGCAGATTTTCCATCGTCAGGCCGCTTCCCCGGATTCCACGTTCAAAGGGGTCCCCAGCGCCTCTGCGGCCTTCGCAATGACCTTCCGCAGATCGTTCGGCTGGAACGGCTTGGCGATGAAATCGAAGGCGCCCTTGTCCATCGCCTCCCGTGCCAGCGACATCATGGCGTACCCGGTGATCATGATCACCTTGGTGCGCGGGGATTTGGCGGCCACCCGCTCCAACACCTGGATCCCGTCGATCTCGTCCATCCGGATGTCGGTCACCACGATGTCGAATTCCTTTTCATCGATGCGTGCCAATGCCAAACGCGGGTCCTCGAAGACCTCCACCTCGCAGCCGATCTTCGCCAGGGCCGGTTTGAGCCTCTTGCCCACAATGGGCTCGTCGTCCAAGAGCAGCACGTGCAATTGCGCATCCATTTTCGGCTCCTTTCCGTGATGCTAGCCCGGTTCCGGGACTGTTGACAAGCTGTTTCCGCCTGTCATCCTCAGCGGAAACTCTCCGCCGCCTGGCGAAAAATATCGTTGACGACGTGGACCTCCACGTACTCGACCCCGGCGATCCTGCCGGCCATCTCTTTGATCGCTTCAGCCTTCCGCCGTTTCTCGCGCTTCATGGCCCGCACCTCGACGACCAGCGTTCCACCGTCCGCACTCACCTTCAAATCGGGAAAACGCTCCAAAAGCACTGTCCGCACGCGCGCAGCCAATTCCAGATCCGCCAGGCATTTCTGGGACCAGCTCATGGGCTGGAACTTCCGGTAGGACGCCGTATCGCAGATCGTCTGGACCGCCTCGTCGAGGTCGATGTTGCTCAACCCGATCACCAGGTCATAGAGTCCGGGATCCGTTTCATCCACCCCGAAAGCGCTCCGGGACCAGCGGCGCCGAAGCTGCTTTCGCTGTTCGAGCCGTTTCGTGGCCTTTTCGGCCGGGATCCGCTCTTGTTCGGCCAACACAGCCGCCTCCTTCTCCGCATCGGCCAGGACGCGCACCTTGAGCGCATGGGAGACGCCCACGACATAGAGATGGGCGCCCAATCCGTGGCAGACCGCATCATCAGCGAGAAGCCTTTCGAGGACGGTCTTCTGGATGACCGCCAGAGCCCGCCGCCAGGGCCGCACACGCATCCCGAACAGAGAAGGGTTTTCAGCGAGCGCCCGCTTCAGCTCGGCCTCCGGGACTTCGTTCCGGGCCGCCGCCTCCGTCAGAAGCTCCCGGTCGATCAATCGATAGTTCAACTTTGCAGCCGCCTTCTCGGCAACCGCGCGACCGCTTTCATAAAGATCCGCAGAAATGATGATCAGGGACATGAGCTTTATCCTTTCTGCCAGAGGTTCACGGTGTAGGACCCTATAGCCCGCTTCGCCTCGCCATCGAAATCCTCGTACGATGCCGCCTCGGGAGGGATCGGAGCGATCGAAACAAATCCGCAGCGGGCCGTCACGAGACCCCGTAGAACAGATAAATCGCCACGATCATGACGACCAGGAAGACCACGCTGACCACCAGGCCGGCCTTCATGAAATCCACGCTCCGATAATGCCCCGGCCCCATGTAAAGCGCGTTCACCTGATGAGTGGGCAGGATGAACGAGTTGCTGGTGGCGAGTCCCACCACCAGGGCGGCCATGCGCGGATCGGCGTTCGCGGCGATGGCCATATTGACCACAAGCGGAACGAGCAGGACCGTCGCACCGACATTCGAGATGACCAGCGTGAAGACCGTCGACAGCACCCCGATAACCGCCAGCAGCACAATCGGCTCGACCGTCCCGATCGCCCCAAGCACCGTGTGGGCGATCCAGGCGGCGGTGCCCGTTTTTTCGGTGGCGATCCCCAGGGGGATCAGCCCGGCCAGCAGAAAGATCGTCCGCCAATCCACCGCCTGATAGGCTTCATCGATGCTCAAGACCCGCGTGAGGATCATACCGAGCGCCCCGGTCATGAGGCAGACCGAGAGTTGAATCTTGAAAACCAGAATCATCGACAGTGCCAGCAGGAGCCAAAACCCCGCAAAGACCGCCTTTTCGGGTCTGAGGAGTTCCACGTCGATCGGCGTGGTGAAAAGGAGGCTCCGCTCCGCCTGCAGTTCCTGGAGGCGTTTCCAGGTGCCCTGGATCAGGATCGCGTCGCCGACCTGGAGCGGCATGTCGCTGATCTCGGCCCGATAGCTCTCGCCATGCCGGAAGATCGCGAGCGGCACCACCCGGAAATGATCCCGCAGATTGATCTGCCTGAGTGTCCTGCCAAGCCAGGGCGAACGGGGTCCGGCTACCGCCTCGACCGTCCCGGCGGTTTGCTCCGCCGCCTCGTCCCTGAAAAACTCGAGCGACTCCTTGTGCACCATCCCCAATTGCTCGGCCATCCGATCGACGTCCTCCTCCCGGCCGACAACCAGGATATCCGAGCCGGAGCGGATCATCGCGTCCGCGGATGGCGAGAGGACCTTGAAATCCGGCTGCTCGGTCAAGGCGACGACATTGACCAGAAACCGGCGGCGCAGGTCCCTGACCGTGATGGGATCCCGATAATGGGTGAAATCATCGGGCGTCCGCAGCTCGTGCAATTCCCCGAGCTGCTCCCGGTAGCTCTCGACGCTCGACCCGGCTGGGGCCGCCATATCGGCGCCCACCTCACCCTGGGGGAGAATGAAGCGGCCGAAGAAAATGAAGCAGGCGATGCCGCTCGCCACGAGCAGCAGTCCGACCGGCGTGACATCGAAGAGTCCGAAGGGTTTGAGGTTGAAAGGCGTCAGGAGGTCGTTCAGCAGGATCAGGGGGCTTGAACCCACCAGCGTGATCGTCCCTCCTAGAATCGCCGAGAAACCGATCGGCATGAGGAGCTTGCTGATGGGGATCTTCAGCGAACGGCTCACCCTTTGGACCGCCGGAAGAAACAACGCCGCGGCCCCGATGTTCTGCATGAAACTGGAAATGACGGCGATGGTCATCGAGATGAAGATGACGATCCGGGACGGGCTCTTGCCTGCAAGCCGCACGATGGGCGATACGAGCTGATTGATCATGCCGGTCTTGTCGAGGCCCGCGCCGATAATGATCACCGCTATGATGGAGACCACCGCGTTGCTGCTCAACCCGACAAAGGCCTCCTTAGGCGTGACGAGATGGAGCAGCGGCAGGACCACCATCATCAGGATCGCCACGACATCCACCCGTACCCACTCCACGATGAAGAGGAACACCGCCACCGCGATCATCAGCATGACCAGAATCATATCGAGCGTCAAAGGTTGCATTCCGCGTCTTCCCTCCTCCGATTCCATCAGCGTTCAGGTCGTTTCCGTCTTTCCGGCCGGCTGCACCGCAGCGGATCTACCGGCCACAGCCATGAGCGGACACTCCAGATTCCCGGCCACCCGGATGATCCAATGCGCGCGCCGCCCCGGGCCGGTCTCCGGCAGCGCCGCGCTGCTTCCCCACAGGATCGTTTGAAAAGGCGGTCTTTCCGCCAGAAACTTCAGGAGTTCCTGGGCCGCGTCTCCGACCCTCAAGGCGACGCCGGCCGAGATGCCGTCCTTCAAAAAATCCGCCGCAAAGGCCCCCAGGACCGCTCCCATCTCTTCCTCGATGCGCCGCATGCGGTGCCGGTTGGAGCCGAGCAGGGAGCCCCCCGCGAAGGCCATCTCCGCTATCGTGAGAAAGGTGACCTCTGCATCCATGCGCAGGGCCAGTTCGCGGGCATAGAGCACCGCGGGACGATGAACCTTCCGGTTTTCGAATATGACCAGAATCCGATGGAGCATGCCCCTGCATTCCCCTTTCTCTCTGGACTCTCGAATTGCTCGATCGAAAGGAGTAGCAAGCGGCATACCAAGGGGCGCGTCTAGCAGTTAAGATATTGATTTATAAAAGAAAAATCACACGGGGGAAAAACGGTGGGAGGGAGGAAAACGTTGCAGATCGCAACGTTCCATCGATGAAAGGAGCCGGAAACGGGGACGATGCAACAGGGAGGATCTGTTGCAGATGCGAACGCTCATGTTGCAGAACCGATCCATCGTACGGTCATGAGCCGCCCTGCCCAGACCCCCGCTTTATGCGGCGACGGGTTCCATGCGGAAAGACGCTCAGTCGATCCCGTATTTTTTCATCTTGCGCCAGAGAGAGGCCCGATCGATCCCGAGGATGAGAGCGGCCTTGCTGCGAACCCCTCCGGTCAGTCGAAGAATATGCCGGATGTATCCTTCTTCCAGCTCCTCCAGATTCATGAGGGAGCCTCCGGGCCGCTCATAGGGGTGCAGCTCCAGCTCCGCCAGGTCCGGCGGCAAATCGCGGGCGAGGATGCGATCCCCTCGGCAAAGGGCCACCGCCCGCTCGATGATGTTTTCAAGCTCCCTCACATTCCCGGGGTAGTGATAGTTTTCCAGCAGATCCATGGCCTGCCGGGAGATCGCCTTGACGCTCTTCCGCATCCGCCTCCTCGACCGCTCCAGCATGTGGTAAGCCAGGAGCGGGATATCCTGACGGCGCTCACGGAGGCTCGGCAAAACCAGGTTGACCACATTCAGACGAAAATAAAGATCCTGTCGAAAGGAGCCTTCGGCGGCCTCGATCTTCAGGTCCTTGGCCGTCGCCGCCAGGACCCTGAGATCGAGGGCGATCGGGCGCGTGCCCCCCACGCGCAGCAACTCCCGTTCCTGGAGCACCCGCAGAAGCTTCGCCTGCATGTCGAGGGGCATGTCCCCGACCTCATCCAGAAAGAGTACCCCGCCGTTGGCCGCCTCGAGGAGGCCCGGCCTCGATGAGGTCGCACCCGTATAGGCATCCTTCTCGTGCCCGAACAGTTCGTTCACGATCAGTTCGGGGCTGAAGGCCGCGCAGTTGAAGGCGACAAACGGCCCCTGCGCCCGGGGGCTCAGGGCGTGGATGGCGCGTGCAGCCAACTCCTTCCCGGTGCCCGATTCACCGGTAATGAGGACATTGCAGTCCGTCGGCGCAATCTGGCGGATGACATCCGTGACCTGCATCATTCTGGGGCTTTCGCCGATCATAACCGCGTGCGCGTCTCCACGGCCCTGCCGAATGGAGGCATCCGCCCTCGCCCCGCGATCCCTCAGGGCTTTATGCTCCAAGGCCTCGCTGACGACGGATCGCAGCCGGTCAGGGGTGAACGGCTTCGCCAGGTAGTGATAAGCCCCTCGTTTCGTCGCCTCGACAGCCCCATCGAGCGAGGCAAAACCGGTCATGACGATCACCTCGATGCCGAGGTCGGCCCGCTGGACCTCCTCGAGGAGGCTCAAACCATCCATATGCGGCATCCTGAGATCCGTAACGAGAAGGTCGAACGTCCCTTCCCTGAGCTCTTCGAGGGCCTTGACCGGATTGGTGAAAGAGCTGACCCTGTAGCCGCTCTTTTCCAGGAGACGCCTCAGGTTCTTGAGGGTTACGGCGTCATCGTCTACGATCAGGATATGCATAGGATAATTGAAGAAAAATTAAGATTAAGATGAATTTTCGTCCGCCCTGAAAGGAATGGCGCA
This portion of the Desulfatiglans anilini DSM 4660 genome encodes:
- the budA gene encoding acetolactate decarboxylase, encoding MMRRFSFLAILFCLTVILFSACSTAPPNGITQVATIDALLTGVYDGHMSLETLRSYGDFGLGTFEGLDGEMILLDGTFYKVRADGKVYEPGLSERTPFACVTAFEPDRRETISERADLAALEKRIDALAPGPNRFCAFIIRGTFDQVTTRSVPAQQRPYPPLVEVARNQPVFHLSNVRGILIGFRSPAFVKGVNVPGYHLHFLAEDLSGGGHVLDLVLREGVLEADTVHDWLSIYLPIENPSFAGADLSVDRTRETQAVEK
- a CDS encoding sigma-54-dependent transcriptional regulator, which produces MHILIVDDDAVTLKNLRRLLEKSGYRVSSFTNPVKALEELREGTFDLLVTDLRMPHMDGLSLLEEVQRADLGIEVIVMTGFASLDGAVEATKRGAYHYLAKPFTPDRLRSVVSEALEHKALRDRGARADASIRQGRGDAHAVMIGESPRMMQVTDVIRQIAPTDCNVLITGESGTGKELAARAIHALSPRAQGPFVAFNCAAFSPELIVNELFGHEKDAYTGATSSRPGLLEAANGGVLFLDEVGDMPLDMQAKLLRVLQERELLRVGGTRPIALDLRVLAATAKDLKIEAAEGSFRQDLYFRLNVVNLVLPSLRERRQDIPLLAYHMLERSRRRMRKSVKAISRQAMDLLENYHYPGNVRELENIIERAVALCRGDRILARDLPPDLAELELHPYERPGGSLMNLEELEEGYIRHILRLTGGVRSKAALILGIDRASLWRKMKKYGID
- a CDS encoding universal stress protein; this encodes MLHRILVIFENRKVHRPAVLYARELALRMDAEVTFLTIAEMAFAGGSLLGSNRHRMRRIEEEMGAVLGAFAADFLKDGISAGVALRVGDAAQELLKFLAERPPFQTILWGSSAALPETGPGRRAHWIIRVAGNLECPLMAVAGRSAAVQPAGKTETT
- a CDS encoding AAA family ATPase — translated: MSLIIISADLYESGRAVAEKAAAKLNYRLIDRELLTEAAARNEVPEAELKRALAENPSLFGMRVRPWRRALAVIQKTVLERLLADDAVCHGLGAHLYVVGVSHALKVRVLADAEKEAAVLAEQERIPAEKATKRLEQRKQLRRRWSRSAFGVDETDPGLYDLVIGLSNIDLDEAVQTICDTASYRKFQPMSWSQKCLADLELAARVRTVLLERFPDLKVSADGGTLVVEVRAMKREKRRKAEAIKEMAGRIAGVEYVEVHVVNDIFRQAAESFR
- a CDS encoding response regulator, which gives rise to MDAQLHVLLLDDEPIVGKRLKPALAKIGCEVEVFEDPRLALARIDEKEFDIVVTDIRMDEIDGIQVLERVAAKSPRTKVIMITGYAMMSLAREAMDKGAFDFIAKPFQPNDLRKVIAKAAEALGTPLNVESGEAA
- a CDS encoding sensor histidine kinase, with the translated sequence MENLREGMTMGMGGGAEAGEDPPRSGATLEGRFGRIEAAETARKALLSRRRISLRVQIYACFLLVFFFAMGIATALVVAMYQMEEKLRFLEIVNDYAIEIQQARRFEKNYFLYGTNLSDALENVYHAHDILTLNTEELGRILGAAGHERIGRDIERYEDLLESLTDLEQHQLIDQEVFERKKEIERELRKHGQRMVSSADELIKREKAALEQAIQRSRNIHIYSLIFLLIFIVLNAYLLGSRILGNINRFSDYARRIASGNFTPIMPVRRFRDEFTDLAIAINQMIQELESREAVLIQSHKMRAVGTLTAGVAHELNNPLNNITLTAHMLLEDYDGLSDEERKDMLQDVVKEADRSKGIIANLLDFARESGSQLEPLDLRQLLADTVHLAANRVKLSGIKISLETPENLPLVHGDSQQLRQVFLNLILNAIDASPKGGKVDVSVGVADDPNYLAVKVKDNGTGIPEHIIGLIFDPFFTTKAKGKGTGLGLSVSQGIIAKHGGRIRVKSAEGKGTTFTVTVPITTLPAQIGIAKKS
- a CDS encoding SLC13 family permease, giving the protein MQPLTLDMILVMLMIAVAVFLFIVEWVRVDVVAILMMVVLPLLHLVTPKEAFVGLSSNAVVSIIAVIIIGAGLDKTGMINQLVSPIVRLAGKSPSRIVIFISMTIAVISSFMQNIGAAALFLPAVQRVSRSLKIPISKLLMPIGFSAILGGTITLVGSSPLILLNDLLTPFNLKPFGLFDVTPVGLLLVASGIACFIFFGRFILPQGEVGADMAAPAGSSVESYREQLGELHELRTPDDFTHYRDPITVRDLRRRFLVNVVALTEQPDFKVLSPSADAMIRSGSDILVVGREEDVDRMAEQLGMVHKESLEFFRDEAAEQTAGTVEAVAGPRSPWLGRTLRQINLRDHFRVVPLAIFRHGESYRAEISDMPLQVGDAILIQGTWKRLQELQAERSLLFTTPIDVELLRPEKAVFAGFWLLLALSMILVFKIQLSVCLMTGALGMILTRVLSIDEAYQAVDWRTIFLLAGLIPLGIATEKTGTAAWIAHTVLGAIGTVEPIVLLAVIGVLSTVFTLVISNVGATVLLVPLVVNMAIAANADPRMAALVVGLATSNSFILPTHQVNALYMGPGHYRSVDFMKAGLVVSVVFLVVMIVAIYLFYGVS